The Euleptes europaea isolate rEulEur1 chromosome 2, rEulEur1.hap1, whole genome shotgun sequence genome has a segment encoding these proteins:
- the SELE gene encoding E-selectin — MVPDIMNISGFLPILVCGLMLLQECSCWTYHTSNYNMNYTEAEKWCKANFTNLVAIQTQEEIKYLNATLDKNANHYWIGLRKINNEWRWVGTNKPLSKRAENWAKGEPNGKKLNEDCVEIYIKRVKDSGNWNDERCSKKKAALCYTASCKPDSCSGHGECVETINNFTCNCDIGFYGRDCEYVTICEPPREPDHGTLECNKPEKDFVYNSSCRVQCMEGYKPTGEEPVWCTSSGTWSAPTPMCKAVKCDVVPQPENGFVNCPHTDAGLVFNSTCQFSCEEGYTLRGSSQIQCSPQGHWSAPIPHCEAVKCEVIPQLKRGFVNCSNSDTGLVFNSTCQFSCEEGYTLRGSSQIQCSSQGHWSAPIPHCEVMKCEMVPQPERGFVNCSHMDTEIVFNSTCQFSCEEGYTLKGSSQIQCSSQGHWSAPIPQCKALKCDAVQQPERGFVNCSHTDTELVFNSTCQFSCEEGYTLRGSSQIQCSSQGHWSAPIPQCEVAKCKRLTAPEKGFLNCSHSDFANSTLCEISCMDGWVLNGSHALQCLASGIWTAELPTCEAAHSQWDVVSYLSVVTTATGVSVLSLGTLLVWLVKRVRRKVKKFIPASSYHSLISEGTFQNSAHLI; from the exons ATGGTTCCTGACATCATGAATATTTCTGGGTTCCTGCCCATTCTAGTCTGTG GACTTATGCTGCTTCAGGAATGCTCCTGTTGGACATACCACACGTCAAACTACAATATGAACTATACAGAGGCAGAAAAATGGTGTAAAGCCAATTTTACGAACCTGGTTGCTATTCAAACCCAGGAAGAAATTAAATACTTGAATGCTACCCTTGATAAAAATGCAAATCATTACTGGATTGGGTTGAGAAAAATTAACAACGAGTGGAGATGGGTAGGGACAAACAAGCCGCTGAGCAAAAGGGCTGAAAACTGGGCTAAAGGTGAACCAAATGGCAAAAAACTCAATGAGGACTGCGTCGAAATCTACATAAAACGAGTGAAAGATTCGGGAAATTGGAACGACGAACGTTGTAGTAAAAAGAAAGCAGCCTTGTGCTACACAG CCTCCTGTAAACCAGATTCCTGTAGTGGCCATGGAGAGTGTGTAGAGACCATTAATAATTTCACCTGCAACTGTGATATTGGATTCTATGGACGTGACTGTGAATATG TGACGATTTGTGAGCCTCCGAGAGAACCAGATCATGGGACCTTAGAGTGCAACAAGCCAGAGAAGGATTTTGTCTACAACTCATCTTGCAGAGTCCAATGTATGGAAGGTTACAAACCAACTGGGGAAGAACCAGTATGGTGCACGTCTTCTGGAACATGGTCTGCACCCACCCCTATGTGTAAAG CTGTGAAATGTGATGTGGTGCCTCAGCCTGAAAACGGGTTTGTGAATTGTCCGCACACTGATGCAGGACTGGTCTTCAACTCAACCTGTCAGTTCAGTTGTGAGGAGGGCTACACCTTGAGAGGATCATCCCAAATCCAGTGTTCCCCACAGGGACACTGGTCAGCACCGATCCCCCATTGTGAAG CGGTGAAATGTGAAGTGATACCTCAGCTTAAGAGAGGGTTTGTGAACTGTTCCAACAGTGATACTGGACTGGTCTTCAATTCAACCTGTCAGTTCAGTTGTGAGGAGGGCTACACCTTGAGAGGATCGTCCCAAATCCAATGCTCCTCACAGGGACACTGGTCAGCACCGATTCCTCATTGTGAAG TGATGAAATGTGAAATGGTACCTCAGCCTGAAAGAGGGTTTGTGAATTGTTCCCACATGGACACAGAAATAGTCTTCAACTCAACCTGTCAGTTCAGTTGTGAGGAGGGCTACACCTTGAAAGGATCCTCCCAAATCCAGTGTTCCTCCCAGGGACACTGGTCAGCACCGATTCCCCAGTGTAAAG CATTGAAATGTGATGCGGTACAACAGCCTGAGAGAGGGTTTGTCAACTGTTCCCACACTGATACAGAACTGGTCTTCAACTCAACCTGTCAGTTCAGTTGTGAGGAGGGCTACACCTTGCGAGGATCATCCCAAATCCAGTGCTCCTCACAGGGACACTGGTCAGCACCAATTCCTCAGTGTGAAG ttGCCAAGTGCAAAAGACTGACAGCTCCGGAGAAGGGCTTTTTGAATTGTTCACACTCAGATTTTGCCAACAGCACGCTTTGCGAGATCAGCTGTATGGATGGATGGGTGTTGAATGGTTCCCATGCACTCCAGTGTCTAGCTTCAGGAATATGGACAGCAGAGCTTCCAACCTGTGAAG CTGCTCATTCTCAGTGGGATGTTGTGAGTTACTTATCTGTTGTGACAACAGCTACTGGAGTCTCCGTCTTGTCATTAGGAACGCTTCTTGTTTGGCTCGTAAAGCGTGTTAGAAGGAAAG taaAGAAATTTATTCCAGCCAG TAGCTACCACAGCCTTATTTCAGAAGGCACTTTCCAAAATTCTGCTCACTTGATCTAA